The following nucleotide sequence is from Microbacterium arborescens.
GTCGAGGCGGCGCTCGATGATGCGAACCTCGGGCGGCTGCTCGGCGTCTTCGAGCAGCTCCGAGAGTCGAGTCAGCTCATCGTGATCACGCATCAAAAGCGCACGATGGAGATCGCGGATGCCCTCTACGGCGTGTCCATGCGTCAGGACGGGGTGTCGGCGGTCGTGGGCCAGCGCGTACGTGAGCGTGCAGGCGCCGTAGGCTGAGGGGTATGGCCGAGAATCCCTGGTCGCTCTCGCGCGCGTTGCGCGGGCTCTTCGTCAAGCCGACCATCGACGAGAACACGTGGGACGACCTCGAGACGGCGCTCCTGACCGCCGACTTCGGGCCCGACATCACCGAGCGCCTGGTGGACGACCTGCGCGGCAAGGTCGAACGCTACCGCACGACCGACCCTCGCGACCTCCAGCGGATGCTGAAGGAGACGCTCGAGGAGCGGTTCGCCGCCTTCGACTCGACTCTGCGCTTGACCGAACGTCCCGCGGTGGTCCTGGTCGTCGGGGTCAACGGGGTGGGCAAGACCACGACGATCGGCAAGTTCGCCAAGTTCCTGCAGCGCTACGGCCGCTCGGTCGTCGTCGGCGCTGCCGACACCTTCCGCGCCGCTGCCGTCGATCAGCTCGCGACGTGGGCCGAGCGCGGCGGTGCTCAGATCGTCCGCCCGCAACAGGAAGGGCAGGATCCGGCTTCGGTCGCTTTCCAGACGATCGACTACGCCAAGCAGACGGGCACCGAGATCGTGCTCGTCGACACGGCCGGCCGCCTTCACACCAAGGGCGGGCTCATGGACGAACTCACCAAGATCCGCCGCGTCATCGAGAAGCAGGCACCCATCAGCGAGGTGCTGCTGGTTCTCGACGCGACGACCGGTCAGAACGGCGTCATGCAGGCCGAGGCGTTCCTCGAGCACGCGGGAGTGACCGGCCTGGTGCTCACGAAACTCGACGGCTCCGCCCGCGGCGGATTCGTCCTCGCGGTGCAGGAGCGCACCGGCATCCCCGTGAAGCTGCTCGGTCAAGGAGAGGGCATCAACGACCTCACCGGCTTCACCCCGCACGTCTTCGCGTCGGCGCTCGTCGATTGACTCCCGCGCCGCGCCGCATCAGGACTTCCCCCGCACCCTCACGGCTGGTTTCATAAACACATGGCGATCGAGCACGACTACTTCGGACTCCTCGAGTCGGGGCCGGACGGATCGATCTTCTGGTCGGATCACGTCGAGATCGGTGACCAGACGGTCACCGTCGACCTGACGGCTCCGGATCAGGATGACGTGTCCGCCGCCGCCCTCGATGTCGCTGCCGCGATGATCTCGGCGATCGAATCGATCGACCTGTCTGCCCGCAATGCCATGGTCTCCGAGCTCAACGATCGCACGAGCGAGGTGATCGAGTTCATCCTCCAGCAGCAGGAGGAGCTCGGCGAAGACATCGAGTCGTACCTGGTCGACATCTCAGGCGACGTTCATATGGACGTCATCCGATCGCTTCAGCTGATCAGCATGACGATCCTGGCCGACGAGCATGGGGGATCCGACCCGTTCGCCGTGCTCGAATATGCCCTCGACCCCGACTCGACCGAAGAGGTCCTTCTGGTCAATCTCACCAGCGACGGCAGCATCCAGTCGGTCACCAGCGCGGACTGACGTGCAGACCTTCCTGCCGTACCCCTCGTTTTCAGAATCGGCGGCAGTACTCGACATGGCGAGGCTCGGCAAGCAGCGGGTCGAGACGTTGCAACTCCTGCGCGCCAATACTGTGGCGGGCTATGGCTGGCGGAACCACCCGGCCGCAAAGATGTGGCGAGGGTATCTGCCGGCGCTGACGGCGTACGGCCTTGCGATGACCGACGCGTGGATCGCGGCCGGTCGCGCCGACACGGTCCGGCCGCAACTGCGGGAGTTCGCGCCCGATGTCGACGGAATCTCTGAGAGTGATCTCGAGATGCCACCGTGGCTCGGCGACGAGGCGTTCCATCTGTCTCACCGCTCGAACCTCTTGCGCAAGGATGCCGCCTACTACCGGCCGCGCTTCGGTGACGTCCCCGACGACCTTCCCTATGTCTGGCCGCCGGACCCGACCGCGACCTGAGCGGGGCGTGGCCAGGCCCCCCGGGTCGTCAGACGGCCTGCGCGAATCCTGACTGCGCCGAGTCGGCGAGATGTGCCAGGTGCGGCGGGATGTCGCGGCCCTTCGCGACCATCGACTGCGCCCACAAGCGTCCGGCGCGGTAAGAGGATCTCACGAGCGGGCCGGCAAGCACCCCCAGGAAGCCGATGCGCTCGGCCTCCTCTCGGAAACCGACGAACTCCTCGGGCTTCACCCACCGGTCCACGGGCAGGTGGCGCGGTGTGGGGCGGAGGTACTGCGTGATCGTGATGATGTCGGTCCCGGCGTCGTGGAGATCCTGCAGAGCCTGGACGACCTCGTCGGGTGTCTCGCCCATGCCGAGGATGAGGTTCGACTTCGTGATGAGCCCGGCGTCACGGGCACGTGTGATCACTCCGAGCGAGCGCTCGTAGCGGAACGCTGGTCGGATCCGCTTGAAGATACGGGGGACCGTCTCGACGTTGTGGGCGAAGACCTCTGGCCGCGACGCGAACACCTCGTCGAGCTGTGCGGCATCCCCGTTGAAGTCCGTCGCGAGGATCTCGACGCCCGTACCCGGGTTGTCGGCGTGGATACGACGGACCGTCTCTGCGTGCAGCCACGCCCCGCCGTCGGCGAGGTCATCGCGTGCCACGCCCGTCACCGTCGCGTAGCGCAGTTGCATCCGGTGGACGCTCTCGGCGACGCGACGCGGCTCGTCGGTGTCGTACTCGGCGGGCTTCCCCGTGTCGATCTGACAGAAGTCGCAGCGCCGTGTGCACTGCGACCCGCCGATGAGGAAGGTCGCTTCTCGGTCTTCCCAGCATTCGTAGATGTTCGGGCATCCTGCTTCCTGGCAGACCGTGTGCAGGCCCTCATCCCGGACCAGGTCGTGAAGCGCGCGGTACTCCTCGCCCATCCGGGCCTCCGTCTTGATCCACTCGGGCTTGCGCTCGATCGGGGTCTGGGCATTGCGCACCTCGAGGCGCAGGAGCTTGCGTCCCTCCGGCCCGCCCGCTGCCGGGGCGCCGGCGGGCACGGCGCAGCCGCCGCTCACGCTGCGACCGCCGTGTCGAACTCGGCGCGGAAGTGGCGGGTGACGGTGTCGAGCGCCGATGCGGGCGAGATGTCATCGCCCAACACCGTCGACAGCGTGGCCACCCCGGCATCGGTGATGCCGCAGGGGATGATCTGGTCGAAGGGCGCGAGGTCGTTGTCGCAATTGAGGGCGAAGCCGTGCATCGTCACGCCGCGCTGGACGCGGACGCCGATCGCCGCGATCTTCGCGTCGTGGCCGCCGTCACGTACCCACACCCCGCTACGACCCGTCACCTGACGGGCCGAGATGCCGAGCTCGGCGACAGCGTCGATGAGGACACGTTCGAGTCTCCGCACGTGCGAGACGACGTCGACCGGCTCGGGGAGGCGGAGGATCGGATAGCCCACCAGCTGCCCGGGCCCGTGCCAGGTGATCTTGCCGCCGCGGTCGACATCGACCACGGCGGTCCCGTCGGTCGGTCGTTCGCCGGGGGAGGTGCGTGCTCCCGCGGTGAACACCGCCTCGTGCTCCAGCAGAAGGAGTGTGTCCGGACCGCCGGCGACCACAGCGTCGTGAACACGACGCTGCAGCTCCCAGCCTTGTGCATATGGGACGACGGCGGGGGCGAGCCCCACGACGCGGATGTCGAGCACGGATCCTCCTCGAGATACTGGACTGCGTCCAAGAATACGACACGCCTAGGCTGTCATGGTGACGTCCCGATCCCGCGCCGGCCGGCCCCGCGTGTCGTCCCGCGAGACGCTGGCCGAGGCTGCGTGCGAGTTGTTCCTCGAGCAGGGCTACGACGCGACGACCGTCGCTGACATCACACGGCGCGCCGGCGTCAGTCGATCGAGCTTCTTCAATTACTTCTCGTCGAAGTCCGCCGTCCTGTGGTCGGGGCTCGACGAGCGGCTCGACGCAATCGAGCGCGCTCTGCGCTCCGCCTCCGACGTCGAGGACGTCGCGGCGGCCGTGGCCGACCTCGCCCAGGGCTTCGCTCCCGATGCGCTGGCGCTGGCGATCGTCAACGATGCAGCGATGGGGTTGTCGGACGAGCTCGCACGCGACGCGGCTCTGCGCTCCGCTCGGGTCGCTGCCGCCGTGGCGGAGACGCTCCATCGCGCGGGGACGGGCCGGCTCGAATCCGACATCCTCGGTGGCGCGTGGGGCGGTGCGGTGCTGGGTGCCGTCCGGTCGTGGGCGCGTGGGGGAGCGGGCCGTAGCGACCTGGCGCAGGAGATGGCCCGGGCGATCGCTCTCGTCCGCCGGCGCTGAGCGGCCGAAGCCGCGGTCGGTGCCCGCGGGCGGCCACCCGCTCGCATAGAATCGAGGGATCATGGCAACTTTCGGCACGCTCTCCGACCGTCTCACCGAGACCTTCCGGAACCTCCGCACCAAAGGAAAGCTCTCGGCGGCTGACGTCGACCAGACCGTCCGTGAGATCCGCCGTGCGCTGCTCGACGCCGACGTCGCCCTCGTGGTCGTCAAGGAGTTCACCGCCAAGGTGCGCGAGCGCGCGCTCGGCGACGAGGTCAACCGCGCGCTGAACCCGGCGCAGCAGGTCGTCCAGATCGTCAACGAGGAGCTCGTGGGCATCCTCGGCGGCGAACAGCGGCGGCTGCAGTTCGCGAAGAACCCGCCGACCGTCATCATGCTCGCGGGTCTGCAGGGTTCGGGTAAGACCACGTTCGCAGGCAAGCTCGCCAAGCAGCTCGAGAAAGACGGCCACACGCCGCTCCTCGTCGCGTGCGACCTCCAGCGCCCGAACGCCGTGAACCAGCTCCAGGTCGTCGCCGAGCGCGCCGGGGCGGCCATCTACGCGCCCGAGCCGGGCAACGGGGTCGGCGACCCCGTGCGGGTTGCGCGCGACGGCGTCGATCACGCCCGCCGTCACCAGCACGACGTGGTCATCATCGACACGGCGGGACGACTCGGCGTCGACGCCGAGCTGATGAAGCAGGCGGCCTCGATCCGGAAGGCGACCGATCCCGACGAGGTGCTGTTCGTCATCGACGCGATGATCGGTCAGGACGCGGTCAACACCGCGAAGGCGTTCCAGGAGGGTGTCGACTTCACCGGCGTCGTCCTCTCGAAGCTCGACGGAGACGCCCGCGGTGGCGCCGCGCTGTCGGTCGCCTCGGTCACGCAGCGGCCTATCATCTTCGCGTCCACGGGTGAGGGCCTCGACGACCTCGAACCCTTCCACCCCGACCGGATGGCCAGCCGCATCCTCGACCTGGGTGACATCCTCACCCTGATCGAACAGGCTCAGCAGGCGTTCGATGAGCAGGAGGCCCTCGCGGTCGCCGAGAAGCTCGCCAAGGAGCAGTTCACGCTCGAGGACTTCCTCGACCAGCTTCAGCAGATGAAGAAGATGGGCTCGATGAAGAAGATGCTCGGCATGCTGCCGGGCATGGGGCAGATGAAACAGCAGCTCGAGCAGTTCGACGAGCGCGAGATCGACCGCACCGAGGCGATCATCCGGTCGATGACGCCGTCTGAGCGACGCAACCCCAAGGTGCTCAACGGCTCGCGCCGCCTGCGCATCGCCCGCGGCTCGGGCATGACGGTGACCGACGTCAACCAGCTCGTGCAGCGCTTCGAGCAGGCCGCGAAGATGATGAAGACGGTGGCCCGAGGCGGCGTGCCCAACATCCCTGGTATGGGACCCATGGGTGGGAAGCCCGGCGCGTCGAGCAAGCGCGGCAAGCAGGCCAAGAGCAAAAGCGGTTCGCGTTCGGGAAACCCGGCCAAGCGCGCCGCCGAGAATGCGGGCCTCGCGACTGCCACAGCGCCGACCGGCTCGGGCTTCGGCCTCGGAACCGGCGGTCAGGCTCAGCCGAGCGAGGCCGACCTCGCCGAAATCCAGAAGCTTTTCGGCAAGGGCTGAGTCAGCGGGGCCGGCTCAGCGGCCCTGACTCAGCGGCCGACGTCCGGCTGCGCCAGGTGCTGGCGCAGCGTCGGGCCGTCGCGGAACTCGCGGATGAGGTGCTGCACGACCTCGCGGAGGTCGCCGTCGGCCGCATCCGCGACGCGCGTCTGCCGGAGATAGCTGGCCCCTTGATCGAGGATCGTGTTCAGCCCTCGGAACTCGCGGGCGCAGTGCAGCTCCTCGGCGATCGGCTCGAGCTCCGCCATCGTGTCGCGGAGGTGGTCTGCGACGTGCCGCTGAGTGCCGTCCGCATCGACGATGAGACGTGCGTCGAGTCCGTACCGCGCTGCGCGCCACTTGTTCTCCCGGACGAACCACGGCGGGATCGTGGGAAGTTCACGCCCCTCGTCGAGCTGGCGGGAGAGGTGCTCGGTGAGCACCTGAACGAGGGATGCCACGGCGGCGAGCTCGGGAAGGGTCGACATCCCGTCGCACGCCCGGATCTCGAGCGTTCCCCACTTCGGCGCCGGGCGGATGTCCCAGCGCACCTCGGATGCGTCCTCCATGACACCCGTGCGCACCATGCCGTCGAGGTAGTCCTCGAAGTCGCTCCACTTCGTGAAGCTCCAGGGCAGGCCGGCGGTGGGCAGCTGCTGGAAGACGAGGGCGCGGTTGGATGCATAGCCGGTGCGGTCGCCCGCCCAGAACGGGCTCGACGCCGAGAGCGCCTGGAGATGGGGGAGGTAGACCGAGAGGGCGTTGATCAGCGGGAACACCTTGTTGACGTCCTCGACGCCGACGTGGATGTGGATTCCCCAGATCATCATGTTGCGGCCCCACCACTGCGTCCGCTCGATGAGCTTGTGGTAGCGGGTCTTGTCCGTGATCTCCTGCTCGTACCACCGTGCGAAGGGGTGGCTGCCGGCGCACAGCATCTCGAGACCGCGCGGTGCGGCGAACTCTCGCACCCGCTGGATGGCGTCGTCGATGTCATCGACCGCGGCTGCGACGGTGTCGCCGACTCCGCTGGTGACCTCGATGGTGTTCGTCAGCAGCTCGCCGGTGATGGTGTAGCGCTCGAGCGCCGAGGATTCCTCCACTTCGGCGAGCACTTCGGGCGCTCGGGGCGCGAGATCTCCGGTGTCGCGGTCGGCGAGCATCAACTCCCACTCGATGCCCACGGAGGAGCGGGCAGACGTGGCGAAGGGGACCGTCATGCGCTCAGTCTGACACGCGCTACGGCGCGGTTCGCGACGACCGTCATCATCTGGCAAAATAGACGGTTGGACCGCTCGCTCGACCCTCTATCCGGCGAGAAGGTCCACCCTCAGAGCTCCCGCCGGGTGTGCACCCCACGCTCCAGGCGACGTTCACTTCACATCACACCACTCAGGAGAATTGTGGCTGTCAAGATTCGTCTCAAGCGCCTCGGCAAGATCCGCGCACCCTACTACCGCATCGTCGTCGCCGACTCGCGCACCAAGCGCGACGGCCGAGTGATCGAGGAGATCGGTCAGTACCACCCGACCGAAGAGCCCTCGGTCATCAAGGTCGACTCCGAGCGTGCCCAGTACTGGCTCTCGGTCGGCGCGCAGCCGACGGAGCAGGTCACCGCGCTGCTCAAGCTCACGGGCGACTGGGGCAAGTTCAAGGGCGACAAGAACGCCGTCTCGACCGTTCGCACGGCCGAGGCCAAGGGCGACTTCGTCGCCGACGCGTCGAAGAAGTCGGTCATCAAGCCGCAGGCCGCGAAGAAGGCTGAGGAGCCCGCCGCCGAGGCTCCCGCCGACGAGGCCGCCGCCGACGCGACCGACGCGGAGTAATCCGTTGCTGTCCGCCGCGCTCGAGCACGTCGTCAAGGGGATCGTCGATCACCCCGACGACGTCGTCATCCGTTCCTCCTCGTCGCCCCGCGGCGAAGTACTCGAGGTGCGCGTGCACCCCGACGACCGGGGACGGGTGATCGGGCGCGGCGGGCGCACCGCCAAGGCGCTGCGAGCATTGATTTCCGCGCTGGCCGACGGCACGCGCGTCCGTGTCGACGTCGCGGACGACTGAGATGGCCGCCGAACCCGCTCGCACTCAGCTGCGCGTCGGGCGCCTCGTCAAGGCGCACGGGCTCAAGGGCGCGCTCAAGCTCGAGCTCTACACCGACGATCCCGACGGTCGCTTCGTGACGGGCGCAACGTTCACGTTGCAAGTCCCCGAAGCATCACCGTGGCACGGCAAGACCGTGACCGTCCGCGAGTTCCGGTGGATGAACTCGCACCCCGTCCTCTTCCTCGAGGACGTCAACGACCGCGACGCCGCCGAGAGCCTCGTGAAGGCCATCCTGTGGGTCGACCAGGACGGCGACGCCACTGCTGAGGACGACGCGTGGTTCGACCACCAGCTCGTCGGCCTCGACGTCGTCCGCGACGGGCAGAAGGTCGGACGCATCGCACGCGTCGACCACTTCCCCGCGCAGGACCTTCTGATCGTCCAGCGCGACGGTGATGACACCGAGGTCCTCGTCCCGTTCGTCAAGGCGATCGTGCCCGAAGTGGATGTCGCGGCGGGCCGCGTGATCGTCACGCCGCCGGCCGGACTGTTCGAAGAGTTGCCAGCCGAACAGTCGGATGACGCGGTGGAAGCCGCTTCCGACCCTGAGGGCGGCGACGCCCCCACCGAGGGCTGACGTGCGCGTCGACGTCGTCACGATCTTCCCCGCGTTCTTCGACGTCCTCGAGGTTTCGCTCCTCGGCAAGGCCCGCGGTGCGGGTCTCCTCGACGTCCGCGTTCACGACCTGCGCGACTACGCCACCGATCGTCATCGGACCGTCGACGACACCCCCTACGGCGGCGGCGCCGGCATGGTGATGAAGCCCGAGCCCTGGGGGCTCGCGCTCGATGCGATCGTGGCGGATGCGGCCGACCGGCCGACGTTCATCTTTCCCTCGCCCGCCGGCGAGCGGTTCTCGCAGGCGTCGGCGCGTCAGCTCAGCGGAGCATCGCACCTGGTGTTCGGCTGCGGACGCTACGAAGGGATCGACGAGCGCGTGTTCACGTACGCTGCGACCCTCGGCGACGTCCGACTCATGAGCCTCGGCGACTACGTCCTCAACGGAGGAGAGGTCGCCTCGATGGCGATGATCGAAGCGATCGGTCGCCTCATTCCCGGCGTCGTGGGCAACCCGGAGAGCCTCGTCGAGGAGTCTCACGAGGACGGGCTGCTCGAGTACCCCTCCTACACCAAGCCCGCGTCGTGGCGGGGCCACGATGTGCCGGACGTCCTGCTCAGCGGACACCACGGCCGCGTCGCGGAGTGGCGGCACGCTCAGCGGGTCGAGCGCACGCGCCAGCGCCGTCCCGACCTGCTCCCCGGCGGCCTCGGGGACTGAGCGCTCGTCGGGATCGGCCGAGCCCGCCGCGGCCCCTCAGTCGACGCCGAGGAAAGAGCGGTCGGTGAGGATCACGGGGCCCTCGGCCGTGATCGCGACGGTGTGCTCCGAATGTGCCCCACGCGATCCGTCGGCGCTGCGCAACGTCCATCCGTCCGCGTCGGTGATGAGCTTGTCCGTGGTCTGCAGGAACCACGGCTCGAGCGCCACGACGAGGCCGGCGCGAAGCGGATAGCCCCGGCCGGGCTTGCCGTCGTTGGGGACATGGGGATCGCCGTGCATCTCGCGGCCGACGCCGTGTCCGCCGAAGTCGGTGTTGATCGACAGTCCGTCGGCCCGGGCGACCGTCGCGACGGCGTGCGAGATGTCGCCGATCTTGTTGCCCACGACGGCGGCGCTGATCGCCGCGTCAAGCGCGCGCTCGGTCGTGTCGATGAGCGCGAGGTCTTCGTCACGAGCGGTGCCGACCACGAACGACACCGCCGAGTCGGCGACCCAGCCGTCGACGGAGACGGCGAAGTCGAGCGTGACGAGGTCGCCGTCGCGCAGCGCATAGTCGTGGGGGAGGCCGTGGAGGACCGCATCGTTGATCGAGGTGCAGATGACCTTGCCGAACGGACTCGCCCCGAAGGACGGGTGGTAGTCGATGTAGCACGACTCAGCGCCGGCACGTCGGATGAGCTCGTGCGCGCGCCGGTCGATCGCCAGGAGGTTCGTCCCGACCTTCGTCTCGTCGCGAAGGGTCGCCAGCGTCTCGGCGACGAAGCGTCCAGCCGGACGCATCGCTTCGATCTCGGCAGGTGTGCGCAGCTCGATCATCGTGATCCTCTCTTCAGGTTCTATCCTGCCGGACCGGCGTAGCATCAGGAGCATGTGGCTGCGACGCGCACTCTTCTCCTGGCTCCTCCCGGCAGCTGTCGTGCTGCCGCTCTGGCTCGTCGTCGGTTGGGCGATCTCGGGAGCGGGCGGCTGGGTCTTCCTGTGGGTGCTGTTCATCGCAGTGCCTGCCGTGTTGATCGGCCAGCTGGTGACCACGTTGCTCGTGCGGGCTCGGGGCACCGTCCGGCACTCCCGGATGCTGTCGTGGTGGGACGTCCTGGTCTTCGCCGTGTGGCACGGGCTCATCATCGCGATCGGGTTCTACCCCGCTGGCGCCTTCTGGCCGCTGCTGTTCGCAGCGGTCGCCGCATTCCTCGCCGTCTTCTGGGTTTCGCTGTGGCAACTCTTCCGCGAAGCGCGCCCCGTCTCGCTGTTCTCGGTGGCGACCGATCCGAGCTACCTCCGTGAGGCGATGCGGCCGAGTTCCGAGCGTCTCCCCGACGAGAAGGTCGTGATCATCGAAGAGGTCCGGCGCAGCGACAGCTGACGTTTTGGTGCGCGGGGCGCGGCGTGGCAGAATGGACGCTTGTGCCCTGACAGTTCTCTGCCTCAGGGGAGCGGCGCCCGGCGGGCGCCCGGGGCACCGCATCCTTATTCAACTTTTTCGTGGTCGACCTGAGGCGGTCGCAGGAAGAACAGATCATGCAGATCCTCGACTCCGTCGACGCAGCATCGCTGCGTAGCGACATCCCCGCATTCGCCCCCGGAGACACCGTCAAGGTGCACGTCAACATCACCGAGGGCAACCGCTCGCGTATCCAGGTCTTCCAGGGCGTCGTCATCGGCCGCTCGGGCGACGGCGTGCGCGAGACCTTCACCGTCCGGAAGATCAGCTTCCAGGTCGGCGTCGAGCGCACCTTCCCCGTCCACAGCCCCGTGATCGACCACATCGAGGTCGTCACGCGCGGTGACGTCCGTCGCGCGAAGCTGTACTACCTGCGCAACCTGCGCGGCAAGAAGGCGAAGATCAAGGAGAAGCGCGACCGCTGATAGCAGCGACGCATTCTCTGGATGCCCCGGGCTCAGGCTCGGGGCATCCGTCGTCTGCGCTGCGCGGTGACCGGCGTTGGCCGCGGAATGTGCGACCCTGGGTAGGGCTCCCCGGCGGGTGAGTCGGATGAGAGGCGATGAATGACCACCGATGACCTTGCCGCGCAGGCGCCGAAGCCCGCGCGTTCACGATCACGTCGCCTCGGCCTGCTGCTCCGCGACGTCCTGGTGATCGTCGCCATCGCACTCGCGGTGTCGTTCCTGGTCAAGACGTTTCTCGTCCGCTCGTTCTACATCCCCTCCGGGTCGATGGAACGCACGCTGCTGAAGGACGACCGGATCCTCGTCGACCAGCTCACGCCCCGATTCGGCGGCTACGCGCGCGGCGACGTCGTCGTCTTCCGTGATCCGGGCGGTTGGCTCCCCGCGACGGTCGAGCCGGCGCGCCCCCCGCTCGTGGAGGGGATGGACTGGGTGCTCTCGATCGTCGGACTGTCAGCCCCCGACAGCAAAGACCACCTCATCAAGCGCATCATCGGAATGCCGGGCGACCACGTCGTGTGCTGCAACGCCGTCGGCCAGATCACCGTGAACGACGTGCCGATCGACGAGTCGTCGTACGTGTCGCTCGCCGACGGGCAGTCGGCTCCACAGGAGGTGCCGTTCGATGTGACGGTGCCGGAGAACTCGCTGTGGGTGCTCGGTGACAACCGCGATCACTCGCGGGACTCGCGCTACAACCGCGATCAGCCTTCGCAAGGCTTCGTCCCGCTCGACAACGTGGTCGGACGAGCCTTCCTCATCACGTGGCCGCTCGACCGTTTCGGTCTCATCGATTTTCACCACGACGCCTTCGCGGGTGTTCCCGCGCCTGTGACGCGATGACCGTCGTCGCGCCCCGGCTGACCGTCGAACGGCGGCTGCTGCGCGAGTACGAGCTCGTCGTCGCCCTCGACGAGGTGGGGCGCGGTGCGCTCGCGGGGCCGGTGTCGGTGGGCGCCGCCGTGCTCGACGCGTGCGGCGCACGCCGGCGCATCCCCGAAGGACTGCGCGATTCCAAGCTCGTCACGGAGCTCCGCAGGCCCGAGCTGGCAGCGAGAGCCGCGGACTGGGTCATGGCGTCTGCGGTCGGGTCGGCGACGC
It contains:
- a CDS encoding DUF2004 domain-containing protein, which gives rise to MAIEHDYFGLLESGPDGSIFWSDHVEIGDQTVTVDLTAPDQDDVSAAALDVAAAMISAIESIDLSARNAMVSELNDRTSEVIEFILQQQEELGEDIESYLVDISGDVHMDVIRSLQLISMTILADEHGGSDPFAVLEYALDPDSTEEVLLVNLTSDGSIQSVTSAD
- a CDS encoding MSMEG_6728 family protein; its protein translation is MQTFLPYPSFSESAAVLDMARLGKQRVETLQLLRANTVAGYGWRNHPAAKMWRGYLPALTAYGLAMTDAWIAAGRADTVRPQLREFAPDVDGISESDLEMPPWLGDEAFHLSHRSNLLRKDAAYYRPRFGDVPDDLPYVWPPDPTAT
- the lipB gene encoding lipoyl(octanoyl) transferase LipB, with the translated sequence MLDIRVVGLAPAVVPYAQGWELQRRVHDAVVAGGPDTLLLLEHEAVFTAGARTSPGERPTDGTAVVDVDRGGKITWHGPGQLVGYPILRLPEPVDVVSHVRRLERVLIDAVAELGISARQVTGRSGVWVRDGGHDAKIAAIGVRVQRGVTMHGFALNCDNDLAPFDQIIPCGITDAGVATLSTVLGDDISPASALDTVTRHFRAEFDTAVAA
- a CDS encoding glutamate--cysteine ligase yields the protein MTVPFATSARSSVGIEWELMLADRDTGDLAPRAPEVLAEVEESSALERYTITGELLTNTIEVTSGVGDTVAAAVDDIDDAIQRVREFAAPRGLEMLCAGSHPFARWYEQEITDKTRYHKLIERTQWWGRNMMIWGIHIHVGVEDVNKVFPLINALSVYLPHLQALSASSPFWAGDRTGYASNRALVFQQLPTAGLPWSFTKWSDFEDYLDGMVRTGVMEDASEVRWDIRPAPKWGTLEIRACDGMSTLPELAAVASLVQVLTEHLSRQLDEGRELPTIPPWFVRENKWRAARYGLDARLIVDADGTQRHVADHLRDTMAELEPIAEELHCAREFRGLNTILDQGASYLRQTRVADAADGDLREVVQHLIREFRDGPTLRQHLAQPDVGR
- the rimM gene encoding ribosome maturation factor RimM (Essential for efficient processing of 16S rRNA) gives rise to the protein MAAEPARTQLRVGRLVKAHGLKGALKLELYTDDPDGRFVTGATFTLQVPEASPWHGKTVTVREFRWMNSHPVLFLEDVNDRDAAESLVKAILWVDQDGDATAEDDAWFDHQLVGLDVVRDGQKVGRIARVDHFPAQDLLIVQRDGDDTEVLVPFVKAIVPEVDVAAGRVIVTPPAGLFEELPAEQSDDAVEAASDPEGGDAPTEG
- the ftsY gene encoding signal recognition particle-docking protein FtsY; translation: MAENPWSLSRALRGLFVKPTIDENTWDDLETALLTADFGPDITERLVDDLRGKVERYRTTDPRDLQRMLKETLEERFAAFDSTLRLTERPAVVLVVGVNGVGKTTTIGKFAKFLQRYGRSVVVGAADTFRAAAVDQLATWAERGGAQIVRPQQEGQDPASVAFQTIDYAKQTGTEIVLVDTAGRLHTKGGLMDELTKIRRVIEKQAPISEVLLVLDATTGQNGVMQAEAFLEHAGVTGLVLTKLDGSARGGFVLAVQERTGIPVKLLGQGEGINDLTGFTPHVFASALVD
- a CDS encoding RNA-binding protein, which translates into the protein MLSAALEHVVKGIVDHPDDVVIRSSSSPRGEVLEVRVHPDDRGRVIGRGGRTAKALRALISALADGTRVRVDVADD
- the ffh gene encoding signal recognition particle protein; this translates as MATFGTLSDRLTETFRNLRTKGKLSAADVDQTVREIRRALLDADVALVVVKEFTAKVRERALGDEVNRALNPAQQVVQIVNEELVGILGGEQRRLQFAKNPPTVIMLAGLQGSGKTTFAGKLAKQLEKDGHTPLLVACDLQRPNAVNQLQVVAERAGAAIYAPEPGNGVGDPVRVARDGVDHARRHQHDVVIIDTAGRLGVDAELMKQAASIRKATDPDEVLFVIDAMIGQDAVNTAKAFQEGVDFTGVVLSKLDGDARGGAALSVASVTQRPIIFASTGEGLDDLEPFHPDRMASRILDLGDILTLIEQAQQAFDEQEALAVAEKLAKEQFTLEDFLDQLQQMKKMGSMKKMLGMLPGMGQMKQQLEQFDEREIDRTEAIIRSMTPSERRNPKVLNGSRRLRIARGSGMTVTDVNQLVQRFEQAAKMMKTVARGGVPNIPGMGPMGGKPGASSKRGKQAKSKSGSRSGNPAKRAAENAGLATATAPTGSGFGLGTGGQAQPSEADLAEIQKLFGKG
- the lipA gene encoding lipoyl synthase; the protein is MPAGAPAAGGPEGRKLLRLEVRNAQTPIERKPEWIKTEARMGEEYRALHDLVRDEGLHTVCQEAGCPNIYECWEDREATFLIGGSQCTRRCDFCQIDTGKPAEYDTDEPRRVAESVHRMQLRYATVTGVARDDLADGGAWLHAETVRRIHADNPGTGVEILATDFNGDAAQLDEVFASRPEVFAHNVETVPRIFKRIRPAFRYERSLGVITRARDAGLITKSNLILGMGETPDEVVQALQDLHDAGTDIITITQYLRPTPRHLPVDRWVKPEEFVGFREEAERIGFLGVLAGPLVRSSYRAGRLWAQSMVAKGRDIPPHLAHLADSAQSGFAQAV
- the rpsP gene encoding 30S ribosomal protein S16; this translates as MAVKIRLKRLGKIRAPYYRIVVADSRTKRDGRVIEEIGQYHPTEEPSVIKVDSERAQYWLSVGAQPTEQVTALLKLTGDWGKFKGDKNAVSTVRTAEAKGDFVADASKKSVIKPQAAKKAEEPAAEAPADEAAADATDAE
- a CDS encoding TetR/AcrR family transcriptional regulator, producing the protein MTSRSRAGRPRVSSRETLAEAACELFLEQGYDATTVADITRRAGVSRSSFFNYFSSKSAVLWSGLDERLDAIERALRSASDVEDVAAAVADLAQGFAPDALALAIVNDAAMGLSDELARDAALRSARVAAAVAETLHRAGTGRLESDILGGAWGGAVLGAVRSWARGGAGRSDLAQEMARAIALVRRR